From one Culex quinquefasciatus strain JHB chromosome 3, VPISU_Cqui_1.0_pri_paternal, whole genome shotgun sequence genomic stretch:
- the LOC6038962 gene encoding SET and MYND domain-containing protein 5, whose protein sequence is MELVEVKTTAEKGRGLFARQPIEAGTVLFEESPLVSSQFCWNAAYGYLACEYCLRPLETAECNVRRLASDFAIDLPYPECCSVQEQLERHTRCADCGTLYCSQACLNDALERYHKGLCLGANKDNASHPVNALIDFWKKTHYPPETSSILLIIKIIGMFKQIPDVQSKFDDFVSQAVNEDLEIFHKMLGKDFANQIEQLYALLVNAFEPTAHEPLQWLTLSGFRSLLALIGTNGQGIGTSSFADWVRNVSELDLQDKQRETVDALIDGLYTKLDDVVGSFLNNEGSALYSLQSKVNHSCAPNAECQFPHSNNVLALTTVQDIAAGEEICISYLDECALERSRHSRQKMLRENYLFQCQCEKCESQVNDPDETSEDEDDEEEMDDDSD, encoded by the exons ATGGAGCTGGTGGAAGTTAAAACGACCGCTGAGAag GGAAGAGGTCTCTTTGCCCGGCAGCCGATCGAGGCGGGAACCGTTTTATTCGAAGAGTCTCCGCTGGTATCGAGCCAGTTTTGCTGGAACGCAGCTTACGGGTATTTGGCCTGTGAGTACTGTCTGCGGCCGTTGGAAACGGCCGAGTGTAACGTGCGTCGCCTGGCCAGTGACTTTGCCATTGACCTGCCCTATCCGGAATGTTGCTCGGTGCAGGAACAGCTGGAACGTCACACGCGTTGTGCCGATTGTGGTACGTTGTATTGCAGTCAGGCTTGCCTAAACGATGCCCTGGAGCGATATCATAAGGGACTCTGTCTGGGAGCCAACAAGGACAACGCAAGTCATCCGGTGAACGCGCTGATCGACTTTTGGAA GAAGACTCACTATCCCCCGGAAACATCGAGCATCCTGCTGATCATCAAAATAATCGGCATGTTTAAGCAAATCCCAGATGTGCAGAgcaaatttgacgattttgtgaGTCAAGCCGTGAACGAGGATTTAGAAATCTTTCACAAAATGTTGGGCAAAGATTTCGCCAACCAAATTGAGCAGCTCTACGCTCTGTTGGTCAATGCGTTCGAACCAACCGCACACGAACCGCTTCAGTGGCTCACGTTGTCCGGCTTCCGCTCGTTGCTAGCATTAATCGGCACAAACGGTCAGGGCATCGGAACGAGTTCGTTCGCCGACTGGGTGCGTAATGTTTCCGAGCTAGACCTGCAGGACAAACAGAGAGAAACAGTGGACGCCTTGATCGATGGCCTGTACACCAAACTGGACGACGTGGTGGGATCTTTCCTGAACAACGAAGGTTCCGCCCTGTACAGCCTGCAGAGCAAGGTAAATCACAGCTGCGCCCCGAACGCAGAGTGTCAGTTTCCGCACTCGAACAACGTGCTGGCCCTTACGACTGTCCAGGACATTGCGGCGGGAGAGGAAATTTGCATCTCGTACCTTGACGAGTGTGCGCTGGAAAGGTCGCGTCATTCGCGCCAAAAGATGCTTCGCGAAAACTATTTGTTCCAGTGCCAGTGCGAAAAGTGCGAAAGCCAGGTCAACGATCCGGATGAAACTTCCGAGGACGAAGACGACGAGGAAGAAATGGACGATGACTCTGATTAG
- the LOC6038961 gene encoding transmembrane emp24 domain-containing protein eca: MVLRNHLAAFVLVMALQLTNALYFHIGETERKCFIEEIPDETTVIVNYKVELYDPRSGGFMPSSPGIGMHVEVKDPDDKTILSRVYSSEGRISFTSHTPGEHVICMYSNSTAWFSGSQLRVHLDIQVGEHAIDYANVAQKEKLTELQLRIRQLLDQVDQITKEQNYQRYREERFRQTSDSTNQRVLWWSLAQTLVLVTMGLWQMKHLKSFFEAKKLV; this comes from the exons ATGGTTTTGCGAAATCATCTTGCTGCTTTTGTGCTGGTAATGGCCCTGCAGCTAACAAACGCACTGTACTTTCATATAGGTGAAACTGAGAGAAAATGTTTCATCGAGGAGATTCCGGACGAAACCACCGTCATAG TAAACTACAAGGTAGAACTGTACGATCCTCGTAGCGGCGGATTTATGCCATCGTCGCCGGGGATCGGCATGCACGTCGAGGTGAAAGATCCCGACGACAAGACCATCCTGTCCCGAGTGTACAGCTCGGAGGGTCGCATTTCGTTCACTTCGCACACCCCCGGCGAGCACGTAATCTGCATGTACTCCAACAGCACGGCTTGGTTCAGCGGATCGCAGCTGCGTGTCCACCTGGACATCCAGGTCGGCGAGCATGCCATCGACTATGCCAACGTTGCTCAGAAAGAGAAACTCACCGAGTTGCAGCTTCGTATCCGGCAGCTGTTGGACCAGGTGGACCAAATTACCAAGGAGCAAAACTACCAGAGA TACCGCGAAGAGCGCTTCCGCCAAACTAGCGACAGCACAAACCAGCGTGTCCTTTGGTGGTCCTTGGCCCAGACCCTGGTGCTCGTGACTATGGGACTGTGGCAGATGAAGCATCTGAAGAGCTTCTTCGAGGCGAAAAAGTTAGTTTAA
- the LOC6038960 gene encoding DDRGK domain-containing protein 1, giving the protein MDLILLLGIAVALLVILVTLFFFTKGKGSQESDHPRVENEAQAAPRRAQIVRNQRNRARVAAAPAEEQHHAAADGGSDEDEIPHADFNGEKMGAKKRAKLEAKAEKKALREQELKIREDQKKKDALLEEQRKVEAEKEAEEERKREEAEKKAREEKARQEHEEYLRMKEAFSVEEEGFDQEQEDDKQNMLQEFINFVKSNKVVVLEDLAVQFKLKTQAAIDRIVELQKDGRLSGVIDDRGKFIYISEEELNAVAKFIKQRGRVSITELAENSNNLINLVPVSAE; this is encoded by the exons atggaCCTGATACTTCTTCTGGGGATTGCTGTGGCCTTGCTGGTGATTTTAGTAACCCTGTTTTTCTTTACTAAAGGCAAGGGTTCACAAGAGTCTG ACCATCCACGGGTCGAAAATGAAGCACAAGCAGCACCGCGAAGGGCCCAGATCGTCCGTAATCAACGTAATCGTGCCAGAGTAGCGGCAGCACCCGCGGAAGAACAGCACCATGCGGCCGCCGATGGTGGATCGGACGAGGACGAAATTCCACACGCAGATTTCAACGGAGAAAAGATGGGAGCCAAAAAACGAGCCAAATTGGAGGCCAAGGCCGAAAAAAAGGCCCTACGTGAGCAGGAGCTGAAAATACGCGAGGATCAGAAGAAAAAGGATGCCCTACTGGAGGAACAACGAAAGGTTGAGGCCGAAAAGGAAGCCGAGGAGGAACGCAAACGTGAGGAGGCCGAGAAAAAGGCGCGGGAAGAGAAAGCAAGGCAAGAGCACGAGGAGTATCTCAGGATGAAGGAAGCTTTCAGTGTGGAAGAGGAAGGATTCGATCAGGAACAGGAAGACGATAAGCAAAACATGCTGCAGGAATTTATCAACTTTGTTAAG AGCAATAAAGTGGTCGTCCTCGAAGATTTGGCGGTTCAATTCAAACTGAAAACGCAGGCGGCTATCGATAGGATAGTTGAGCTGCAAAAGGATGGCCGCCTCAGCGGTGTCATCGACGACAGAGGAAAGTTTATCTACATTTCGGAAGAGGAGTTAAACGCGGTGGCGAAATTCATCAAACAGCGCGGCAGAGTGTCCATTACCGAGCTGGCTGAAAATAGTAACAACCTAATCAACCTTGTCCCAGTGTCTGCGGAGTGA
- the LOC6038955 gene encoding LOW QUALITY PROTEIN: MORN repeat-containing protein 4 homolog (The sequence of the model RefSeq protein was modified relative to this genomic sequence to represent the inferred CDS: inserted 1 base in 1 codon), translating into MMEGIQTGVVKCGGYRYDDGTRYIGDWNQRGQKHGMGSMMFSDGXRYDGAFSNGVCSGLGVMCFPDGAKYEGEFMQGWFHGHGVFWRSDGMKYEGEFRGGRIWGLGLITFSDQSHGFPRNEGFFQDCRLVRKKRCPEVIQRAQKVALMARAQCDQGN; encoded by the exons ATGATGGAAGGAATTCAAACGGGTGTTGTAAAGTGTGGCGGCTACCGATACGACGACGGAACTCGCTACATCGGGGACTGGAACCAGCGAGGCCAGAAGCATGGCATGGGAAGCATGATGTTTTCCGACG ACCGGTACGATGGCGCCTTTAGTAATGGCGTCTGTTCCGGATTAGGAGTGATG TGTTTTCCAGATGGAGCAAA GTACGAGGGCGAATTTATGCAGGGCTGGTTCCATGGCCACGGAGTGTTTTGGCGATCGGACGGCATGAAGTACGAGGGTGAGTTCCGGGGCGGTCGAATTTGGGGTCTTGGTTTGATTACGTTCAGTGATCAGAGCCACGGATTCCCGCGAAACGAAGGATTCTTCCAGGACTGCCGGCTGGTGCGAAAGAAGCGATGCCCCGAGGTGATCCAGCGCGCCCAAAAAGTGGCCCTCATGGCCCGGGCGCAGTGCGACCAAGGAAACTAA
- the LOC6038956 gene encoding LOW QUALITY PROTEIN: MMS19 nucleotide excision repair protein homolog (The sequence of the model RefSeq protein was modified relative to this genomic sequence to represent the inferred CDS: inserted 3 bases in 2 codons), whose translation MKFPWSHSTLVEVLKNDSKLHHKCDKVCEDIASRKLDLSEFVEELGPALTHEESAMRLKATSLLSSVLEKLPTDFLSEQQLDFLVTFYCDRMKDHHTIIPTILDGLLALANMNHIPKGAACKLLSSLFLSIPCQSQAKDDRSKYMNIIKKFSETHEEELKSMGPDFVYGVIGAIDGERDPRNLIFLFNFIPTFLARYSLFHMVEEMFEVFACYFPIDFHPNQNDPEPITRDMLAVKLEDCLCGTKEFAEHCIVLLLEKLDSTLNIAKLDSLRLLIKCCHVFTIAEIQPQLDDVWKALKLEMLPGSGNKEVFDLALEATKKVVVAAQTDSKIEENFLTNVFISLLGGISDVASKLFNSSIKIALECASASSGAALFVTNKLVPLILSQLQIDTLGALQKVALIEALQQILYVCKEMGILLQLDKEIVGAAQKQFIQILVQEDDASELKKLAFTSVTNIPQVIADENRFVVYTNIVHILLSAGNEQLNVEDCLYQFAVHYSVEVMNVIVDKLVAKXYDSPSPSTLRIFNALACLLPLEPMREKIVQFFLNLVFAHXQQEVSIFVLQSLEVALQKPTGSVLAEELHIKYNLIDKFNEQVHEKSSSYTSDYLYAMSTLMKALMKQLSPEVQKKIVTKHLTGMDLTRLTDLYLTSGVLGYLDESITIEDHFENLVHDLTKLSLNAEDENVKTLCDHLLCSLFNRMPDDEHHRNVLMKMLAFLREELKSHNKRVVGILSWIGKGLLARGHPLAGELVDDIADLLDHPSLGHAAALAFEVLSAEFPALHLPLIKNLFKQKLFVFVMKKLEQKVEQYGETHLKALVFVYKIAPHLVLKMNMEKVGPILLKCLSVADDHVLVTALKIVLHFVKEEDVFFRDHLQTLLPQLSKLSAFESSMKVRILALECLLYTTKYPPFLLLPFKQDVLTALQAALDDHKRLVRSAAVAARLQWFLIGTSKSDE comes from the exons ATGAAGTTTCCGTGGTCACATTCGACGCTggttgaagttttgaaaaatgactccAAGCTTCACCACAAGTGCGATAAGGTCTGCGAAG ATATTGCTTCGCGAAAGCTGGATCTGTCCGAGTTTGTAGAAGAACTGGGACCTGCTCTGACGCACGAAGAATCGGCAATGAGGTTGAAGGCGACCTCGTTGTTGTCGAGCGTTTTGGAAAAGCTACCAACGGATTTTTTGTCGGAACAGCAACTTGATTTTCTGGTAACTTTCTATTGCGATCGGATGAAAGATCACCATACCATTATCCCGACGATACTCGATGGACTGTTGGCGTTGGCTAACATGAACCACATCCCGAAAGGAGCCGCGTGTAAACTGCTGAGCTCGTTGTTCCTGAGCATTCCTTGTCAGAGCCAAGCAAAGGACGACCGCTCCAAATATATGAACATCATCAAGAAATTTTCTGAGACCCACGAGGAAGAGCTAAAGTCGATGGGACCGGACTTTGTGTACGGTGTCATTGGAGCAATCGACGGAGAACGAGATCCGCGGAACTTGATTTTCCTGTTTAACTTTATTCCAACGTTCCTGGCGCGCTATTCACTGTTCCATATGGTTGAGGAAATGTTCGAGGTGTTTGCGTGCTACTTCCCAATAGATTTTCATCCCAATCAGAACGACCCCGAACCGATAACGCGGGATATGCTGGCGGTCAAGCTCGAAGATTGTCTCTGCGGAACGAAGGAATTTGCGGAGCATTGCATTGTTTTACTGCTGGAAAAGTTGGACAGTACTTTGAATATTGCCAAGCTGGATTCGCTGCGTTTACTG ATTAAGTGTTGTCACGTTTTTACGATCGCCGAAATTCAGCCCCAGTTGGACGACGTGTGGAAAGCATTGAAATTGGAAATGTTACCAGGAAGTGGAAACAAAGAAGTGTTTGACCTGGCACTGGAAGCTACCAAGAAGGTAGTTGTTGCCGCACAAACGGATAGCAAAATCGAGGAAAACTTCCTCACAAACGTTTTCATCTCACTGTTGGGAGGAATCTCGGACGTGGCTTCCAAACTTTTCAACAGCAGTATTAAGATCGCTCTGGAATGTGCTTCGGCATCGTCTGGGGCAGCGCTCTTCGTGACGAACAAGCTTGTGCCATTGATACTTTCGCAGCTACAAATTGATACACTCGGAGCACTGCAAAAGGTTGCATTGATTGAAGCTTTGCAACAAATTTTGTATGTGTGCAAGGAAATGGGCATTCTGCTGCAGCTGGATAAGGAGATTGTTGGAGCAGCCCAGAAACAATTTATACAAATACTGGTCCAGGAGGACGATGCCAGTGAGTTGAAGAAGCTGGCGTTTACAAGTGTTACGAATATTCCCCAGGTAATTGCGGATGAGAACAGATTTGTCGTTTACACGAATATCGTCCACATACTCCTATCGGCGGGAAATGAGCAGCTCAATGTTGAAGATTGTTTGTATCAGTTTGCCGTGCATTATTCGGTTGAAGTCATGAACGTTATCGTTGACAAGCTGGTTGCCA ACTATGATTCACCGTCTCCGTCAACTTTGCGGATTTTCAACGCACTCGCTTGTCTGCTTCCGTTGGAACCGATGCGCGAAAAGATCGTGCAATTTTTCCTCAACCTCGTTTTCGCCCA ACAACAGGAAGTCAGCATCTTCGTGCTACAATCACTAGAAGTAGCTTTGCAGAAACCAACTGGAAGTGTGCTCGCGGAGGAACTGCACATCAAGTACAACCTGATTGACAAATTCAACGAGCAAGTGCACGAGAAAAGTTCATCGTACACATCCGACTATCTCTACGCCATGTCAACGCTCATGAAAGCTTTAATGAAACAGTTGTCGCCAGAGGTACAAAAGAAAATCGTAACAAAGCACTTGACGGGTATGGATTTGACACGGCTCACGGATCTCTACCTGACTTCCGGTGTACTTGGGTACCTGGATGAATCGATCACAATCGAAGACCACTTTGAGAATTTGGTACATGATCTAACCAAGTTATCCCTCAACGCCGAAGATGAGAACGTGAAAACCCTCTGCGACCATCTGCTCTGCAGTCTCTTCAATCGAATGCCCGACGATGAACACCATCGAAACGTGCTGATGAAGATGCTAGCGTTCCTGCGGGAGGAGTTGAAGAGTCACAACAAGCGAGTCGTCGGCATCTTGTCGTGGATCGGGAAAGGCTTGCTTGCCAGAGGGCATCCGCTAGCCGGAGAGTTAGTCGACGATATTGCCGACTTGTTGGACCATCCAAGCCTTGGCCATGCTGCGGCTCTTGCATTTGAGGTTCTGTCTGCTGAATTCCCTGCGCTGCATTTACCgttgatcaaaaatttgttcaaacaaaaactgTTTGTATTCGTGATGAAGAAGCTGGAGCAGAAAGTTGAACAGTACGGCGAAACACATTTGAAGGCGCTTGTGTTCGTGTACAAAATTGCACCTCATTTAGTGCTGAAGATGAACATGGAAAAG GTTGGTCCTATCCTTCTGAAGTGCTTATCGGTGGCCGACGACCATGTGCTGGTAACAGCgctcaaaattgttcttcattttgtgAAGGAAGAAGATGTTTTCTTCCGCGACCATCTGCAAACCCTACTTCCTCAACTGTCCAAGTTATCCGCTTTCGAATCATCAATG AAAGTGCGTATTCTTGCATTGGAATGTTTGCTTTACACCACCAAGTATCCTCCGTTCTTGCTGTTGCCATTTAAGCAGGACGTTTTGACGGCCTTGCAAGCTGCTCTGGACGACCACAAGCGTTTAGTGAGGAGCGCCGCCGTTGCTGCTAGGTTGCAGTGGTTCCTGATTGGCACAAGCAAGTCCGACGAATAA
- the LOC6038959 gene encoding RING-H2 finger protein ATL39: protein MMVLPGLIGFASTLVIAAAAIATVCYTFNYINNRYLHEEQGPSRPSSSGNNESSKSWKGYDDWNEISCTICLNAVNGWTTRKLACGHMFHNKCIESWLTHTRCCPNCRTDV, encoded by the exons ATGATGGTGCTGCCAGGATTAATCGGATTTGCATCGACCTTGGTGATTGCAGCAGCTGCCATCGCAACTGTTTGctacactttcaactacatcaATAATCGATATTTACACGAAGAGCAAGGTCCAAGCCGTCCGTCATCATCAGGCAACAACGAATCGTCGAAGTCATGGAAGGGATACGATGATTGGAATGA AATCTCCTGCACTATTTGCCTAAATGCCGTAAATGGTTGGACCACGCGAAAACTGGCATGCGGACACATGTTCCATAATAAATGCATTGAAAGCTGGTTAACCCACACTCGATGCTGCCCAAACTGTCGTACGGATGTGTAA
- the LOC6038963 gene encoding chitobiosyldiphosphodolichol beta-mannosyltransferase, with protein sequence MKNVPVTIEHACVVVLGDIGRSPRMQYHAKSLAESRYLVDLIGYVESKPLEDLTSSANVKIHRLNPFPELNLPSVLKYVFKSLWQALTLLVALISIHKPRFVLCQNPPAIPTLVVVYVYCLVTRSKMIVDWHNYTHSILAISTSPDGFIVRLAKAIEFHFGRKAAAGFCVTKAMQADLEDNWNVRATVLYDRPPVQFHPIPLEEKHALLMRLCNTIGEFMPDSFDAYKDTGVQEATAFTVRTADGEVKSRPHRPAMLLSSTSWTPDEDFSMLVSALDIYEKKSLKEPQHYPRLICIITGKGPLKEHYKNVIQRKKWQKVSVVTPWLENDDYPKLLACADLGVCLHYSSSGLDLPMKVVDMFGSGLPVCAMRFNCIEELVQHGKNGFLFDNYQELSEQIGEWLYDFPTNIALTNQREVINQNLKEFQQLRWTENWKRTVQPVLESL encoded by the exons ATGAAGAACGTTCCGGTAACCATCGAACATGCGTGCGTCGTCGTCCTAGGTGACATCGGCCGGAGTCCCCGGATGCAGTACCACGCGAAAAGTCTCGCAGAATCCCGCTACCTCGTTGATCTGATTGGCTACGTGGAATCCAAACCGCTGGAAGATCTCACGTCTAGCGCGAACGTAAAAATTCATCGTCTCAATCCGTTTCCGGAGCTGAATCTCCCCAGCGTCCTAAAGTACGTGTTCAAGTCGTTATGGCAAGCGCTGACCCTACTGGTGGCCCTGATCAGCATTCACAAGCCGCGGTTCGTTCTGTGCCAAAATCCGCCCGCCATTCCGACGCTCGTGGTTGTCTACGTGTACTGTCTAGTTACGCGGTCCAAAATGATTGTCGACTGGCACAACTATACGCATTCGATTCTGGCCATCAGTACGTCCCCGGACGGCTTCATTGTGCGTTTGGCCAAGGCGATCGAATTCCATTTTGGGCGGAAGGCGGCCGCTGGATTCTGCGTCACGAAGGCGATGCAGGCGGACCTTGAGGACAATTGGAACGTTCG TGCAACCGTCCTCTATGACCGTCCACCGGTGCAATTCCACCCGATTCCGCTCGAGGAAAAACACGCTTTATTGATGCGCCTTTGCAACACGATTGGCGAGTTTATGCCGGATAGTTTCGATGCCTACAAGGACACGGGAGTTCAGGAGGCCACGGCATTCACTGTGCGAACGGCCGACGGTGAGGTAAAGTCCAGACCGCACCGTCCGGCTATGCTACTTTCCAGCACCAGCTGGACACCGGACGAGGACTTTAGCATGCTCGTGTCTGCACTTGATATTTATGAAAAGAAATCGCTAAAAGAACCGCAGCACTACCCTAGGTTGATTTGCATCATCACCGGGAAGGGGCCGTTGAAGGAACACTACAAAAATGTAATCCAACGGAAAAAGTGGCAAAAGGTGTCGGTTGTAACGCCCTGGCTCGAGAATGATGATTATCCCAAGCTATTGGCTTGTGCAGATCTCGGAGTTTGCCTCCATTACAGTTCTAGTGGACTTGATCTTCCCATGAAAGTCGTCGATATGTTCGGTTCCGGATTGCCTGTGTGTGCCATGAGATTTAACTG CATCGAAGAACTTGTGCAGCATGGAAAAAATGGCTTTCTTTTCGATAACTACCAAGAGCTGTCTGAACAGATAGGCGAATGGTTGTACGATTTTCCCACAAACATCGCACTGACCAACCAAAGGGAAGTGATCAACCAGAATCTGAAAGAGTTCCAGCAGTTGCGTTGGACTGAAAACTGGAAGCGTACGGTGCAACCGGTGTTGGAAAGTTTATAA
- the LOC6038958 gene encoding solute carrier family 35 member F6 produces MAWTKYQVILASTLVITGSINTLSTKWADTLKSESSDGQIRPFEHPFVQACAMFLGEFLCLLTFKAVYYHLRRKNDGAEDRHDLVKGNREFSPFILLIPAILDMVATSIMYVGLNLTYASSFQMLRGSVIIFVGILSVAFLNRTLVSREWIGILFILIGLGVVGVSDFAADNGEGTSYSRNNVITGDLLIILAQIITAVQMVYEERYVAGLDIPALQAVGWEGFFGFSILGLLLIPMYFIQVMPPFNNNARGVLEDLPDALVQMKNNFQLILAILGTIVSIAFFNFAGISVTKEISATTRMVLDSVRTLVIWVISLALSWQKFNYLQIFGFAGLLFGMCLYNNILILQTYDRVRNAYLQRRENNDGQSEVIINRRADEPDC; encoded by the exons atggcttgGACAAAATATCAAGTTATATTGGCATCTACTTTGGTCATCACAGGCTCAATCAACACCCTCAGCACAAA ATGGGCTGATACTCTCAAATCGGAGAGTTCTGACGGGCAGATTCGACCATTTGAGCATCCATTTGTGCAAGCCTGTGCAATGTTTCTGGGCGAGTTTCTTTGTCTGCTGACGTTCAAGGCTGTGTATTATCACCTTCGGAGAAAAAAT GACGGAGCTGAAGATCGCCATGATCTCGTTAAGGGAAATCGAGAATTCAGCCCATTCATCTTGCTAATACCAGCCATTTTGGACATGGTAGCAACTAGCATAATGTACGTTGGGTTGAATCTAACGTATGCATCTAGCTTTCAAATGTTGCGCG GTTCGGTGATTATTTTCGTCGGAATACTGAGCGTAGCATTTCTAAACCGCACGCTTGTAAGCAGAGAATGGATTGGAATTTTGTTCATCCTAATCGGTCTTGGCGTGGTGGGTGTATCGGACTTTGCGGCCGATAACGGGGAGGGCACATCGTACAGTAGAAACAACGTGATAACGGGCGATCT GTTGATTATCCTAGCACAGATTATAACAGCTGTACAAATGGTGTACGAAGAGCGCTACGTTGCCGGATTGGACATTCCAGCGCTCCAAGCTGTTGGATGGGAAGGATTCTTTGGATTTAGTATCCTTGGCTTGTTGCTCATCCCGATGTATTTCATCCAAGTTATGCCGCCATTCAACAACAACGCTCGAGGAGTTTTGGAAGATCTGCCGGACGCTTTAGTGCAAATGAAAAATAACTTCCAGCTGATATTGGCCATTCTTGGCACCATCGTGTCGAttgcatttttcaactttgcagGAATCAGTGTCACCAAAGAAATTTCGGCCACAACCCGCATGGTTCTTGATTCGGTGCGAACGCTGGTGATCTGGGTGATCTCCCTGGCACTGTCTTGGCAAAAGTTCAATTACCTGCAAATTTTCGGATTTGCTGGTCTCCTGTTTGGCATGTGCCTGTATAATAACATTTTGATCCTGCAAACTTACGATCGCGTACGCAATGCTTATCTCCAAAGACGGGAAAATAATGATGGCCAGAGTGAGGTCATTATCAACAGACGGGCCGATGAGCCGGATTGCTAG